A part of Aegilops tauschii subsp. strangulata cultivar AL8/78 chromosome 2, Aet v6.0, whole genome shotgun sequence genomic DNA contains:
- the LOC109753527 gene encoding GATA transcription factor 5, with the protein MLHQTLIPSSLAFSASASPSPDPLPFASNAAAAAAAATPLRSSAMPSYAHHHSSLDERMDALKGSSREEETPDEAAAEAPAAWGFAERDGFSVEDLLDLEEFCEPDRDGADEPEEAPAAAVKEEKLNDGPNQSVVSYELAPPAPPAPEIVDLPAHDVEEELEWVSRIMDDSLSELPPQPAPPASMMASLAPRPPQHRLPQRHPQDGAYRALPSMSDPMRTPTICALSTEALVPVKAKRSKRSRASGWSLSGPAPDSTSSSSTTTTSSCSSSASFSPYFLLDTPHFGASELMEEYNILPPPPKKSKHGKSSKQKAKKRGRKPKNLPAPSSAMEAATQSDRRCSHCGVQKTPQWRAGPEGAKTLCNACGVRYKSGRLLPEYRPACSPTYVSSVHSNSHRKVLEMRRKKEDGPLTVTATAPAVASF; encoded by the exons ATGCTCCACCAAACGCTCATCCCTTCTTCCCTTGCCTTCTCCGCCTCCGCTTCCCCTTCCCCCGACCCTCTCCCCTTCGCCtcgaacgccgccgccgccgccgccgccgcgacccCCCTTCGCTCCTCAGCCATGCCGTCCTACGCGCACCACCACAGCTCTCTG GACGAGAGGATGGACGCCCTCAAGGGCAGTAGCCGCGAGGAGGAGACGCCCGACGAGGCCGCCGCCGAGGCGCCGGCGGCCTGGGGCTTCGCCGAGAGGGACGGCTTCTCCGTCGAGGACCTGCTGGACCTCGAGGAGTTCTGCGAGCCGGATAGGGACGGCGCCGACGAGCCCGAGGaggctccggccgccgccgtgaAAGAAGAGAAGTTGAACGACGGGCCCAACCAGTCCGTCGTGTCGTATGAGCTCGCCCCTCCGGCGCCGCCAGCGCCGGAGATTGTTGACCTGCCG GCGCATGACGTCGAGGAGGAGCTCGAGTGGGTGTCCCGTATCATGGACGACTCGCTCTCCGAGCTGCCCCCGCAGCCGGCGCCGCCCGCGTCGATGATGGCGTCGTTGGCGCCACGCCCGCCGCAGCACCGGCTACCCCAGCGGCACCCGCAGGATGGAGCGTACCGTGCTCTGCCGTCTATGTCCGACCCTATGCGGACTCCGACCATATGCGCGCTGTCCACGGAGGCGCTGGTCCCGGTCAAGGCGAAGCGCAGCAAGCGCTCTAGGGCGTCGGGGTGGTCGCTCTCGGGCCCCGCGCCGGACTCCACGTCGTCCTCGtcgaccaccaccacctcctcgtgCTCCTCGTCGGCCTCCTTCTCGCCCTACTTCCTGCTGGACACGCCGCACTTCGGCGCCTCGGAGCTCATGGAGGAGTACAAcatcctgccgccgccgcccaagaAGTCCAAGCACGGCAAGAGCAGCAAGCAGAAGGCCAAGAAGCGCGGCCGCAAGCCCAAGAACCTCCCCGCACCCTCCAGCGCCATGGAGGCCGCCACCCAGAGCGACCGGCGCTGCAGCCACTGCGGCGTGCAGAAGACCCCGCAGTGGCGCGCGGGGCCGGAGGGCGCCAAGACGCTGTGCAACGCGTGCGGCGTGCGCTACAAGTCCGGCCGGCTCCTCCCCGAGTACCGGCCGGCGTGCAGCCCGACGTACGTGAGCAGCGTCCACTCCAACTCCCACCGCAAGGTGCTCGAGATGAGGCGCAAGAAGGAGGACGGCCCCCTCACAGTCACCGCCACCGCGCCCGCCGTGGCGTCGTTCTAG
- the LOC141041161 gene encoding uncharacterized protein → MDDGKLTTLTEHITTHGTTVLEVVYTNNPRTVERIIKKYEEWLKEEKNKFVGLDLEYTRKSSYIRQGIAIVQLAMREHVLVYHYCRSERSQALVDFLQRKAVTFTSVDTRNDKTMLARAWIKIPDEHHVDIQRLFCITGGGERDSMGDLAAAIIDPSYKNMKKSFPKEKHQFWEWKPLSPIHLEYAAKDGYVSYELYRRILIIKNGYVTSTNNQ, encoded by the coding sequence ATGGACGACGGGAAACTAACAACACTCACCGAACACATTACTACCCACGGTACAACTGTGCTGgaggtggtgtacaccaacaacCCAAGGACCGTGGAGCGGATCATCAAAAAGTACGAGGAATGGCTAAAGGAGGAGAAGAACAAGTTCGTCGGCCTCGACCTCGAGTACACACGTAAGAGCAGTTACATACGACAAGGGATCGCCATCGTCCAACTTGCCATGCGCGAGCATGTCCTTGTATACCACTACTGCAGATCCGAGCGCTCCCAGGCGTTAGTTGACTTCCTGCAACGGAAAGCGGTAACTTTCACTAGCGTCGACACCAGGAACGACAAGACCATGCTTGCCCGTGCATGGATCAAAATTCCAGACGAGCACCACGTCGACATCCAGAGGCTATTCTGCATCACGGGTGGTGGAGAAAGGGACTCCATGGGTGACCTTGCagcggccatcatcgacccctcaTACAAGAACATGAAGAAATCATTCCCAAAGGAGAAGCACCAGTTCTGGGAGTGGAAGCCACTTTCCCCGATACACCTTGAGTACGCGGCAAAGGACGGGTATGTTAGCTACGAGTTGTACCGTAGAATCCTAATCATCAAGAATGGCTACGTCACCTCCACCAACAACCAATAG
- the LOC141041162 gene encoding uncharacterized protein, which translates to MDDFRNTTERLFIDADGNTKLEVLYTNEPYKVEEILTLYEEWLREDRVSGISIGTFLLAAMDDFLNTTEYHPIVADGNTKLDVWYTNEPGQVEEIIALYEDWLREEKHKARTECPALKEFLENRGITFSSVGVRNIRDALFQDFIRIPEGYHIDIQEKFMIKGGEERDSMEDLAGAIIDESYSKLESSFPELLRHYWDWKPLTFDHLKHGATEGYVSYELYRRFLSMRDILHRRCLPDGQKSSVILAVGVLCFNYCGGTLILKGMAVKAFDALS; encoded by the exons ATGGACGACTTCAGGAACACTACTGAGCGTCTCTTTATAGATGCTGATGGTAATACCAAGCTCGAGGTGTTGTACACCAACGAGCCCTACAAGGTGGAGGAGATTCTTACTCTCTATGAGGAATGGCTGCGTGAGGACAG GGTCTCAGGAATCTCCATTGGCACCTTCCTGCTCGCTGCCATGGACGACTTTTTGAACACCACcgagtaccatcctatagttgctGATGGtaacacgaagctcgacgtgTGGTACACCAACGAGCCTGGCCAGGTGGAGGAGATCATTGCCTTGTACGAGGACTGGTTGCGTGAGGAGAAGCACAA GGCCAGGACGGAGTGCCCTGCCCTGAAGGAATTCCTTGAGAATAGAGGTATAACTTTCTCTAGTGTGGGCGTCAGGAATATTAGAGATGCTCTTTTTCAAGATTTCATCAGAATTCCAGAAGGGTACCACATCGACATCCAAGAGAAGTTTATGATCAAAGGCGGCGAAGAAAGGGACTCCATGGAGGACTTAGCAGGAGCCATCATTGACGAATCTTATTCGAAGCTGGAGTCATCTTTTCCAGAACTTCTTCGTCACTACTGGGATTGGAAGCCACTTACTTTTGATCACCTGAAACATGGAGCTACT GAAGGGTATGTGAGCTATGAGCTATACCGCCGGTTTCTGTCAATGAGGGACATCCTGCATCGTCGTTGTCTTCCTGAT gGACAAAAATCCAGTGTGATACTTGCTGTGGGAGTACTGTGTTTCAATTATTGTGGTGGTACTTTGATTTTGAAAGGCATGGCCGTGAAGGCATTTGATGCATTGTC GTAG
- the LOC109753534 gene encoding protein FAR1-RELATED SEQUENCE 5-like: MGKPRREIMFNTIDISNIACRDMAGERGTDIANTMKLFADMQRRRPGSHHVEETENNVVHSLFWTDSLCKMNYDLYGDFVSFDTTFSMNIYGLPFAPIIGVDNHGSTVLFGVGLLKDEKIGSFKWLLSTFVEAMGGKELKYIITDQDQAMKTAIKEALPRTRHRFCWWHIRKNLKENNAAVFAQHPGMSDDIFQIVKNSLDQDEFERAWKAAISLHKAEGNKHLNTLWELRNFWVPAYFKDCFYPFLSTTTRSESTNSMWKNYVDHKDTLKRFVDAYHMIQQNCLATLDKKKHRTEEKAPSLETGFLIERQASQVYTNEIFRKFQLELRNRTYFKCSDLAKGRQYLKKRLLSLEKKCGNHIRARNLTGLSSG, from the coding sequence ATGGGGAAACCGAGGCGAGAAATTATGTTCAACACGATTGACATAAGCAACATTGCATGCCGGGACATGGCTGGAGAGCGCGGCACTGATATCGCAAACACCATGAAACTGTTTGCTGATATGCAGAGGCGGAGGCCGGGATCCCACCATGTGGAAGAGACAGAGAACAATGTAGTGCACAGCCTGTTCTGGACAGACTCCTTGTGTAAGATGAATTATGATCTATATGGAGATTTCGTGTCTTTTGACACGACATTCTCTATGAATATATATGGCTTGCCATTTGCACCAATTATAGGTGTCGACAACCACGGGTCGACCGTCCTGTTTGGAGTAGGCCTTTTGAAGGATGAGAAAATAGGGTCATTCAAGTGGCTCCTAAGCACGTTTGTCGAGGCAATGGGAGGTAAAGAGCTGAAATACATAATAACAGACCAGGACCAGGCGATGAAGACTGCAATAAAGGAAGCTCTTCCGAGAACGAGGCACAGGTTCTGCTGGTGGCATATTAGGAAGAACCTGAAGGAAAATAACGCAGCAGTGTTTGCGCAGCACCCAGGGATGTCTGATGATATATTTCAAATCGTCAAAAACTCACTAGATCAAGATGAGTTTGAGCGTGCCTGGAAAGCAGCAATTTCTCTGCACAAGGCGGAAGGCAACAAACACCTGAACACGCTATGGGAACTCCGAAATTTTTGGGTGCCGGCCTACTTCAAGGACTGTTTCTATCCTTTCTTGTCAACAACCACTCGTAGTGAGAGCACGAATTCGATGTGGAAGAATTACGTCGACCACAAGGACACTTTAAAAAGGTTTGTTGATGCGTATCACATGATTCAGCAAAATTGCCTCGCCACGCTTGACAAGAAAAAACACCGAACAGAAGAGAAGGCGCCATCACTAGAGACGGGTTTTCTGATTGAAAGACAAGCAAGTCAAGTATACACGAATGAAATTTTCAGGAAATTCCAGCTGGAGCTACGGAACCGGACTTACTTCAAGTGCTCTGACCTGGCAAAGGGGAGGCAGTATTTAAAAAAAAGATTATTGAGCCTGGAGAAAAAGTGTGGAAACCATATCCGGGCGAGGAATTTGACAGGTCTGAGTTCAGGGTAG